The following are encoded in a window of Rubellicoccus peritrichatus genomic DNA:
- a CDS encoding RHS repeat-associated core domain-containing protein produces MNFLKLCTLSGLILAGLFNAVSSSHAAEVKVSVVTDIWKNGSDDRFKVIYKRVDDSSWIELTNTQPEFSEITHVVDKNIEYLEAGHEYEFRVVPEWRHSAQTFYRIRVDPPYEPSIKLKSFDPNYEIAYRGGSGDYRMSGWLQGMNHQSPTSFYVKLVPRSSFGSTAGAGATPGAALRTPTLSQVASDFGGDFNGVGGLNFGHKNTGVYLEMALGEQVAGDSAGSLIIQAHYINHLFDDLDESIVYAPPLTRFADTIEVLRNPDASISQILTPEAKVDISNYIDSGNEYITIRVFENTVGSSLPFDPDITASSELRRWDIYRPDGSLNDLDVTFIEYDGNGNVIQSETSTFYRNITGGYWTYTTGGGLYNEKISRSVVGTITTLTKEVWQATNTTDKVTTVHKFEDLDWGPELIERTVDSGGENLTTQYRYYESTLDAEEYRYGELRDIRYPDGNWVNYEYHKDVKKYGMVRYIERPWLGAPGTPGLISPVDVGSSYANNSAQVTEIEWDELKYEYAPGEISTWTAGTKSSRTQFGNAENTITLDGTTIETRRTTVSEYAGAPPTAPVISETILYETEKPAVLHLNGRPRVICNPDGSQISFTAKAGTISGNAFSNSATGEDTVEYYIHGVDPDLGLAAGVHESAWKGNDIEDIRLVPGKSTVQELRIDEKGRVLYEFTSVFTTASAWEEAGWKKHTYNERGQLTETEHSTLLFEYYDYDVRDRLSKYTATDGSVTEYDYDALDRVTEIRRKGVTNATYGNQADVVTTIAYDTIATSGFGGKRTITTTAGSQTTTATEIYDPAGRLISSTNGIGLTTTIDYPLGGRNQEITYDDGTTRNLFRHINGMNKWLKGTSLPDSSFTYTIQTDGYLKTSTYPDAEPLRKVEQIYDWMGRLVTEKTPAPNPEPGTPTELTTTYNYNDKGQLAVVTPTATNATLYGYGYMGNLQIVSFDVNGNLADDDNGTDRVRIFDYGFYKDVDVIRHYATETTRPKLNSTLTKEIRKTTTRVHPFDPGLNSEVWQTDINGHSIVTTSNIDAANKRVDITTNYPDATQNGIAKLLNGRLVENRTMDNLVYSYKYDDLGNLKETVDPRTGSSYIRYHSNHLQVMEEENAAGDIVAYTYETDTGRLASVKDPLGQYSYLSYNDFGQLERRWGGNSYPVEIGYNAIGDRTTMKTYKEGSGWTGATWPASVGTAGTTTWTIDMATGVPYEVEDPLGKKTTTTFDSGRIKKITPARTGHDITYVYDADTGDLTNVNYASASTPDITFSAYNRLGLPETVDDASGVRGFGYDLDGDLSLLWERLAPEFGSVRYLNRQYEVDSISTVKGRYRALSFHDTLNVQSTNSYRQVYEYEASSGRIDTIAGSKTGFTAKSDYNYRTDSTLLDQLTVTNGIGTTYQTINYGYEPTRNLLSFVQHKNGSNVNLSRFDYQYDKPGRRTSGYGTGKHFEDYPRLGLLRTNGYNDRSEVTDVVEHFANSITDQDFAIRGRVWDFAYDNAGNRTSMNGDAFTNNVANQLTQRVVSGKVSASGLASATSPYSVDRITLKATTGSNVDNYVTIEQIESSSTQFQPARRYENFFYADIEMDNRPAPTGSGSMYATLSVFATDKDLNTVAPASPAGHQFIPETPETITYDDDGNLQSDGRWFYTYDSENRLITMETRAVAHSVGVPQRKLEFGYDYLGRRFSKKVYHHDGSSFPLTPTHSTLFVYDGWNLIAELDALAGNAIIKRYYWGLDLSGTDGGAGGAGGLYAMVDNTTGTERHYFAQYDGNGNLVGWSDTSGDVAATYEYSPFGEMLAERYAVIDPNANPPTTHQPMLGRSGFRFSTNYYDAETGMYYYGYRYYNPQMGRFINRDPIGFAGGTNLYGFVGNNTPNAVDVRGLTSVTIITDGGGNSSGVVTTPGNGNGNGSGNGSGHNAPGGHGGGGGGGGGPTSYIETLDTFSFNNIGSFADTSTVVNDLGPDYLAETAQRGFIGHLMFRAIRGLDSFGRNRTAAGDRYPALTLAMHVAPGFSGGYFGARDFENGRPISGTFNFAFAAFEAAPLGKAASGLRFAAPRVPSLNFSGARNLFDEPIRFFDIQLTPQMGFGVMPQGTKSAISRLPNDAEFITRRFENTVHIDFLSRSNFATGVFTATFDPASKDLFINVVKSDLKKSGVGTRFFELAIEEFGNVRSISGNLKLDNFDVYKLRGLDATPAFKIRHQLGFTEIEEVIEGTDRVFLKTSRSSN; encoded by the coding sequence ATGAATTTCCTAAAACTTTGCACGCTCTCCGGCCTCATCCTGGCCGGCCTCTTCAATGCCGTCTCATCCTCCCACGCCGCCGAGGTCAAGGTGTCCGTCGTTACGGATATATGGAAGAATGGCAGTGATGATCGATTCAAAGTAATCTATAAACGCGTAGATGATAGTTCATGGATTGAGCTTACAAATACTCAACCCGAATTTAGTGAGATCACTCATGTGGTCGACAAGAATATTGAGTATTTGGAAGCTGGGCATGAATACGAATTTAGGGTGGTCCCAGAATGGCGGCATAGTGCGCAGACATTCTACAGAATTAGGGTAGATCCACCCTACGAACCAAGTATCAAGTTAAAGTCTTTTGATCCCAATTACGAAATAGCCTATCGTGGTGGTAGTGGTGATTATAGGATGTCTGGTTGGCTTCAGGGTATGAACCATCAGAGTCCAACCTCTTTTTATGTTAAGCTGGTGCCACGTAGCTCATTTGGTTCAACTGCTGGCGCGGGTGCAACCCCTGGGGCGGCGCTGCGTACGCCTACTCTATCCCAAGTCGCTTCTGATTTTGGTGGTGATTTTAACGGCGTCGGTGGGCTCAACTTTGGGCATAAAAATACGGGTGTCTATTTGGAGATGGCACTAGGCGAACAGGTAGCAGGCGATTCTGCGGGTAGCCTCATCATCCAGGCTCACTACATTAATCACCTCTTTGATGATTTGGATGAGAGCATTGTTTATGCGCCACCCCTGACTCGTTTTGCTGACACGATTGAAGTCTTACGCAATCCGGACGCCTCTATCAGTCAGATTCTGACTCCTGAGGCTAAGGTGGATATTTCCAATTATATCGATTCAGGTAATGAGTACATTACGATTCGTGTTTTTGAGAATACGGTCGGAAGTTCACTCCCGTTTGACCCGGATATTACTGCCAGTTCCGAGCTGAGGCGTTGGGATATATATCGGCCTGATGGTTCTTTAAATGATCTGGATGTGACCTTCATTGAGTATGATGGCAATGGAAACGTCATCCAGTCAGAGACTTCGACCTTCTATCGTAATATCACTGGCGGTTACTGGACCTATACCACAGGAGGCGGGCTTTATAATGAGAAGATCAGCCGTTCCGTGGTGGGAACCATCACCACATTAACCAAGGAGGTTTGGCAGGCAACAAACACTACAGATAAAGTGACCACGGTTCATAAGTTCGAGGATTTGGACTGGGGACCAGAGCTGATTGAACGGACTGTAGACAGTGGTGGAGAGAACCTTACAACACAGTATCGCTATTACGAGAGTACTTTGGATGCCGAGGAATACCGCTATGGGGAGCTGCGGGATATCCGTTACCCTGACGGTAATTGGGTCAATTATGAGTACCACAAAGATGTTAAAAAATATGGTATGGTGCGTTACATTGAGCGTCCCTGGCTGGGTGCACCTGGTACTCCTGGTTTGATCAGTCCAGTGGATGTTGGTAGCAGTTATGCCAATAACAGTGCACAGGTCACTGAGATCGAATGGGATGAATTGAAATATGAGTATGCCCCTGGAGAGATCAGCACTTGGACTGCAGGCACGAAATCTTCTCGTACCCAGTTCGGTAATGCAGAAAATACTATTACCTTAGATGGAACAACCATTGAAACACGTCGGACGACAGTTAGCGAATACGCGGGAGCGCCTCCAACGGCGCCTGTCATCTCGGAGACCATTCTTTACGAAACAGAAAAGCCGGCAGTGTTGCACCTCAACGGGCGTCCTCGAGTTATCTGCAACCCGGATGGTTCACAGATTTCCTTTACGGCCAAGGCTGGGACGATTAGCGGGAATGCGTTTAGCAATTCTGCCACGGGCGAGGATACGGTTGAGTATTACATTCACGGGGTTGATCCGGATCTGGGTCTGGCCGCCGGGGTTCATGAATCAGCCTGGAAAGGGAATGACATTGAGGACATTCGTCTGGTGCCTGGAAAATCGACTGTGCAGGAGCTGCGTATTGATGAGAAAGGGCGCGTCCTGTATGAGTTTACCAGTGTCTTTACCACGGCCTCCGCCTGGGAGGAAGCGGGCTGGAAGAAGCACACTTATAACGAGCGGGGGCAGTTGACCGAGACCGAACACTCCACTTTGCTTTTTGAATACTATGATTATGATGTCCGTGACCGCCTCAGCAAATACACCGCGACGGATGGCAGTGTGACCGAGTATGATTACGATGCCCTCGACCGGGTGACTGAGATTCGGCGCAAGGGCGTGACCAATGCCACCTACGGCAACCAGGCGGATGTCGTCACCACGATTGCTTATGATACCATTGCCACTTCCGGCTTTGGCGGTAAGCGCACCATTACGACGACGGCGGGTTCGCAGACCACCACTGCGACCGAGATTTACGATCCGGCCGGGCGCTTGATCTCCTCAACCAACGGCATCGGCCTGACCACCACCATCGATTATCCGCTCGGTGGTCGGAATCAGGAGATCACCTACGATGACGGCACGACGCGCAATCTCTTCCGCCACATCAACGGCATGAACAAATGGCTCAAGGGGACATCTCTGCCAGACTCCAGCTTTACCTACACCATACAGACGGATGGTTATCTCAAAACCAGCACCTACCCGGATGCCGAGCCCCTGCGCAAGGTGGAGCAGATTTACGACTGGATGGGACGTCTGGTTACTGAGAAGACGCCTGCCCCCAATCCGGAGCCGGGAACACCGACTGAGTTGACCACGACTTATAATTACAATGACAAGGGCCAGCTGGCGGTGGTGACACCCACGGCGACCAATGCGACCCTTTACGGTTACGGCTACATGGGTAACCTCCAGATCGTCAGCTTCGACGTCAATGGTAACCTGGCCGATGATGACAATGGCACGGACCGCGTCCGCATCTTTGACTATGGCTTTTACAAGGATGTTGACGTGATCCGTCATTATGCCACCGAGACCACCCGGCCCAAGCTGAACAGCACACTGACGAAGGAAATCCGCAAGACAACCACGCGTGTGCATCCCTTTGATCCCGGGCTCAACTCTGAAGTCTGGCAGACGGATATCAACGGCCATTCCATCGTCACGACCTCAAACATAGACGCGGCCAACAAACGAGTCGATATCACGACCAATTACCCCGACGCCACCCAGAATGGCATCGCCAAGCTGCTCAACGGCCGTCTGGTCGAAAACCGGACGATGGATAATCTGGTTTACAGCTACAAGTATGATGACCTTGGCAATTTGAAGGAGACGGTCGATCCTCGCACCGGTTCATCCTACATCCGCTATCACAGCAACCACCTTCAGGTCATGGAGGAGGAAAACGCTGCCGGCGACATCGTGGCTTACACCTACGAGACGGACACGGGCCGTCTGGCCTCGGTCAAGGACCCACTCGGACAATACAGTTATTTATCCTACAATGACTTTGGTCAGTTGGAGCGCCGCTGGGGTGGTAACAGCTACCCGGTCGAGATCGGCTACAACGCCATCGGTGATCGCACGACGATGAAAACCTACAAGGAGGGCAGCGGCTGGACGGGTGCCACCTGGCCGGCATCTGTTGGCACGGCCGGGACAACGACCTGGACCATCGATATGGCCACGGGCGTTCCCTACGAGGTCGAAGACCCCCTTGGTAAAAAGACCACCACCACCTTTGACAGCGGACGAATCAAAAAGATCACTCCGGCCCGCACGGGTCATGACATCACCTATGTTTATGATGCGGACACGGGCGATTTGACCAATGTCAATTACGCCAGTGCTTCCACGCCGGACATCACATTCTCCGCCTACAATCGCCTCGGCCTGCCAGAGACGGTGGATGATGCCTCTGGCGTGCGCGGGTTTGGCTATGATCTGGATGGCGACCTGAGCCTCCTGTGGGAGCGTCTGGCCCCTGAGTTCGGCAGTGTTCGCTACCTCAACCGGCAGTATGAGGTGGACAGTATCTCAACGGTCAAGGGCCGGTATCGTGCCTTGTCTTTTCATGATACGCTCAATGTGCAGTCGACCAACAGCTACCGTCAGGTTTATGAGTATGAGGCCAGTAGCGGACGGATTGATACCATCGCGGGTTCCAAAACCGGCTTCACCGCCAAGTCCGACTACAACTACCGCACGGATTCGACCCTGCTGGACCAGCTCACTGTGACCAACGGCATCGGCACCACTTATCAGACGATCAACTACGGCTATGAGCCGACGCGTAATTTGCTGAGCTTTGTTCAGCACAAGAACGGCTCGAATGTCAACCTGTCGCGCTTTGATTATCAGTATGATAAACCAGGGCGCCGGACTTCGGGCTATGGCACGGGCAAACACTTTGAGGATTATCCGCGACTTGGGCTGTTGCGGACCAACGGCTACAATGACCGCAGTGAGGTGACGGATGTGGTTGAGCATTTTGCCAACTCGATCACGGATCAGGACTTCGCCATCCGGGGGCGGGTCTGGGACTTTGCCTACGACAATGCGGGCAACCGAACATCGATGAATGGTGATGCCTTCACCAACAATGTGGCCAACCAGCTGACCCAGCGCGTCGTGTCGGGTAAGGTCTCTGCCAGTGGTTTGGCTTCAGCAACTTCGCCCTATAGTGTGGATCGCATCACGCTGAAGGCAACGACGGGGAGCAATGTGGACAACTACGTCACGATTGAACAGATCGAGTCTTCCTCAACGCAGTTCCAGCCGGCCCGCCGCTATGAAAACTTTTTCTATGCCGATATCGAGATGGATAACCGACCGGCTCCGACCGGGTCCGGCTCGATGTATGCCACGCTATCCGTTTTTGCCACGGACAAGGACTTGAACACGGTGGCTCCGGCTTCACCCGCCGGTCATCAGTTCATCCCGGAAACCCCGGAAACGATCACTTACGATGACGATGGCAATCTGCAAAGCGATGGCCGCTGGTTTTACACTTATGATTCGGAAAATCGCCTCATCACGATGGAGACCCGAGCGGTTGCTCACAGCGTCGGAGTTCCTCAACGCAAGCTTGAGTTCGGCTACGATTATTTAGGCCGCCGCTTCAGTAAGAAAGTCTACCATCACGATGGTTCGTCATTTCCCTTAACGCCTACTCATTCGACATTGTTCGTCTATGACGGTTGGAACCTGATCGCCGAGCTCGACGCGCTCGCTGGCAACGCCATCATCAAGCGTTATTACTGGGGCCTCGATCTTTCCGGGACAGACGGCGGCGCTGGTGGCGCCGGCGGGCTTTACGCCATGGTCGACAATACAACCGGGACGGAGCGCCATTACTTCGCCCAGTACGATGGCAACGGCAACCTCGTCGGCTGGAGCGACACCAGCGGCGATGTCGCCGCGACATATGAGTATTCTCCTTTTGGCGAGATGCTGGCCGAGCGCTACGCCGTGATTGATCCGAATGCGAATCCTCCGACCACCCATCAGCCAATGTTGGGTCGCAGCGGCTTCCGCTTCTCCACCAATTATTACGATGCCGAAACCGGGATGTACTATTACGGCTACCGTTATTACAACCCGCAAATGGGCCGCTTCATCAATCGCGACCCCATCGGCTTCGCCGGGGGCACCAACCTCTACGGCTTCGTCGGCAACAACACTCCGAATGCCGTCGATGTAAGGGGTTTGACCTCGGTCACGATCATCACAGACGGCGGTGGAAACTCTAGCGGTGTGGTTACGACCCCGGGTAATGGTAATGGCAATGGTAGTGGGAATGGCTCAGGTCACAACGCTCCCGGTGGCCACGGCGGTGGCGGCGGAGGTGGCGGAGGCCCCACTAGTTACATCGAAACACTCGATACGTTTTCGTTCAATAACATCGGCTCCTTTGCGGATACCAGTACGGTTGTTAACGACTTGGGCCCTGATTACCTGGCCGAAACTGCCCAGCGTGGCTTCATTGGTCATCTCATGTTCAGAGCTATCCGGGGGCTCGATTCATTTGGTCGCAATCGCACTGCGGCCGGTGATCGATACCCAGCATTAACTCTGGCCATGCATGTCGCCCCCGGTTTTAGCGGCGGCTACTTTGGAGCACGGGACTTTGAAAACGGCAGACCGATTTCCGGGACCTTCAACTTCGCCTTTGCCGCCTTCGAAGCTGCTCCCCTCGGCAAAGCTGCCTCCGGTTTACGATTCGCCGCCCCTCGCGTTCCAAGCCTGAACTTCAGCGGCGCAAGAAATCTATTCGATGAACCCATCCGCTTCTTCGACATCCAACTCACCCCGCAAATGGGATTTGGTGTCATGCCACAGGGAACGAAGTCAGCTATAAGTAGATTACCAAATGATGCAGAGTTTATTACTAGAAGATTTGAAAATACTGTTCATATCGATTTCTTAAGTAGAAGTAATTTTGCAACTGGTGTGTTTACGGCTACTTTCGACCCCGCATCAAAAGATTTATTTATCAACGTAGTGAAGTCAGATCTCAAGAAATCTGGCGTAGGCACTCGATTTTTTGAATTGGCAATTGAAGAGTTTGGAAATGTCAGGTCTATCTCAGGAAATTTGAAATTAGACAATTTCGATGTATATAAGCTGCGAGGGCTTGACGCAACTCCAGCATTTAAGATAAGGCATCAGTTAGGTTTCACTGAAATTGAAGAAGTGATAGAGGGAACTGACCGAGTATTTTTAAAGACATCGAGATCGAGTAATTAA